The DNA window ACAATCTTGAATCAGCATCCAGTCTGCAATTCTTATCACTGATCATTGCAAGGATAaagtaaaaaagcaaaaaattgCGCAGTTACATTTTTTAATGAATGAGGTATAATAGATCAGAAGCAAAGAAATTAACTGCTCTCAAGCAAATTTAAAAGTTCTTGACAAAGGAaaggatggtaaattccatccccAGATGCAACACTGGGAAGAGAACAGGcctttgataaaataaaaaataaaaaaaaaattctccttgTGCAACCTGATTAAGAGCCCATATATTTGCAATTTCAGCATTGGCAACAAGTAGGAATCTTAGAAAGGCGCCTGGTGAAAATCAGAATCCACACCAATCGAAAATATCAAAGTGCCATAGTAGAGGAAGAGAGAATAATAGCAAGATAGACCTCATGGTTTTGCAAACCTGTTGAAACAGGGTCATAGTCCAAAGGGGTAGCAAATCTAGTGTAGAAGATGAAAGGTGACTTCTGCTTTTGTTATAGTACAAAAATGTGGCTTCCTTTTCTGATGGACATTGTTCTCAATAAAATTAAGCGAGAGGGAAAGACCATTAAATGAAGTGAAACTGCTAGAAAAAGTACTACAGACAATAAATTTAAATCCAGAAGCATCATCTAATGCTACAAATACTCTTATCCATATAATAACAAGTCATGTTTCATATTCCAAAAAGGGTATTGCAACCTGCAagcaataaaaattaaatgcatTTGGAAAGCACAGTGAGAAATAATTAGCATGCAAGATATGTTGAACTGGTCGCAGATTTCCACCAAAgtcaatcatcaatcatcagAGCGGGCACTAAATCCTTATTTCtaaatttaggaaaaaaaagtaaataaatatgcatatatgtacGTGTGAATGTGTAACGGAGGAACTTACGTTTCAAAAAGCTTTCCAGGCACCCACCATTGTCCTGAGTTGAATATGAGAATATCTGAATCAACCCACTGATTACTAATATCATCCAACTTGTCCAATTTAAGTGTTGACCTAACCCGCTTGGGAGCATGCCTAGGCATCCAGCCATGCTGAACCAAGAAAACGGAGCGAAAGAACTCAATTGTAAAATTGAATGAGCTGAACCGAACACCAAGATATCTTATCAGTTTTGTTATCTCATTCCCATTAACTTCATACACACTATGTTTATCCTCTATGCCAGTCATAAGCATGCATATCAGAGACTCCCATTGGGTTCTACTCATAGAATCTCCAACAAATACGACCCTCTTATTTCGAAGGCTTTCCAATGCTTCATTCACATTGAACAAGCGAATATCACAGTTCTTGGGCTTCCACCTCCATTCTTGATAATCTTTGTCTACCCTCCCATTTCCCAAGCAGTTAAATCCTCGTTCTGCAAAAGGACATTCTGAAGCATTGTATAAAGGGTAGGTAATCTCCTGGACCCAGCTTCCATCAAATATATCACAATCTTCCAATGATTCGTTTGAATTGGAAATACCAAAACTCTTTTTTTCATCAGATGTCCCTGAAGGAACGGAAAtaccaaaaccatgaaaagcctGTGTGAGACTAGGAAGCACATAAATATATACTACACCAATGGCCATAAGGAAGGAAATCGAAAATCCAATCGTGATAAGTACATGAAACCGTCGCCAATTGAAGCTTGATCGATTAACTCTTGGGCTTCCCAAACTCAGGGATCTTGGGCTTACAACGCTCAAGGCTCTTTGGTTGAATGACTTACTCCTTTGAAAAACTTCCATAATTTCAATCGCCCATATCAGCAAGATTCGAAAAACCTACTTCCGATAGTAAAACAAAGGATCATTTCAAGATCCCAAAACATCGGAGTTTAGAAACTATGGTCCACAATAACCAGCAACTTAGCCAATCAGAATCAGTTCAAATCCAACCTCGCATAAAGCCCCAATAATGACCAAAGTTtccaaacaataaaagaaacatCGTAAGAAAAACTTGGGAAGCACAAAGAAATCAAAACATCCCCACAATCTTCAAATTCAATCAAGAAACGCAAAATTCAAGCTCGGAACCTCGTATTCATCAGAACCCATTAATagattccataaaaaaaaaaatccaggcGAGTGCCCCTCAAATCATAAGAAACAAACCCGTATGCCAGAAACAAGTTACTCGGAGAGTCTACGATGAGTTAGTAAAGAAAATGTGGACATACTGACATCAAACTTGTTGGGCGATGTAAAGCATTGAGAGGTGCCAGTAACCCACCATTGATTCATCAAGATTTCTCCAAAGATTATGTAATAATAAGCAAAAAGACTTCCCTTCGACGGAGAGAAAATGATGGGGTTGTGAATCGAGGAGATCCGAGGTGGTTGAGGGAAACCAGAGAGAAACTATCAAGAGTATCTAAGCAAGCATTATAATATACAAAAGTGGCAAGTGTTCGTAAGTCATAATAATGGAGGTTAATTACGTAATTAGCtaacattaattattattttgaatAATGATTAGTATTATTAACCATTTTGTTATTGTTAATCTGTGAGAGGCATTAATGACTTTTTTTCACTTAAGATGGTGACTTCCTTTGGCATTTGTAAAAGTTTTGTACGTGTAGAGTCGTTCCGACTCCCACCCATAAGACGGTGGGACATGTCTTATTACTTAAAATCAACGGTATTCACTGGAGTGAGATCTGTCTCATTCTTTTTATGAGGTGGGATTCGGCAATTTTCCATGGGTAGATCGATTAATAGGTGACAACGAATGAAAAGTGACCCTTATATGACCATTATTAATGACATTTTTGAGATGTTTTATTGGGCCAGTATGAGCCCATGAGACATACGCTTATTGGATTCAATTTATCCAAGCCCAAATTAACAGGACTGTTGGGTTAGCCATTACGTGAACCCCCAATGGCTATGGGTTATGGGTTCGGACATGGTGAACATAGAACGAACTTGCTTTCTTTTTAAGGGTCAAACCTTTCTAAATATTTTCCTGCTCCAGAATGGATTCATAAATTgttaataatagtaataattattcaaaaaaacttgtaaatctaGACTTATCGACAAAACATGGTTTGATCACTGAATTATCATTTCTACTTTGTTATTCTCCTTTGTTTGTGATCATATAAGTATTTGTTCTTAATGaaatattatttgtttaaaCACTAAAACATGATAATTTCATTTAGTAATGTCGTCACAATGAAGATTGAAACATAAGAATTTCATTTGGTAAGGGCACCATAAtgaaaattgataaattgaacaaaaagatGAGATATTAAATAAAATGTTATCCGTTTAAAGAATGAAACGCTAGAATTTCATATAGTAATGTCGTCCACAATGAAGGTTTAAATATAAGAATTTTATTTAGTAAGGGCACCACAATGAAGattgataaattgaataaacagatataatattagCAGATtcacaacatatataatagCAATAGATCTAGTTTCAAATACATCATTAGCAGAATGAAAAGAAACTGCAAAAAATACACCacagaaaaatgtcaaaaatagGTATGTGATCATGAAAATCAAAGgacatcattttcattttcattctctatttttctctttaGATCAAAAGCTCCGCTTGAAGATCTATATATCTAATTCTGCACGCATAGATCTGATTGACGAATAAGGATGTAGAGAAACTTCAATCAATAGAAGAGATAAGAAACTTTCGTTGGTTATGGCATTGTACGAGCTAACAGAGAAAGAAATTGGCTGAGGAACAATAGCaaacaaatgaagaagaagaagaagaagcgtcTTTTACAATGCAAAGACATTTTGGTATGTTTGtaactttttgtcttttatttctgaACTTTTTTTAGCTGTCTTTATTTGAACAAACCTCTCACATACATATTGTTCTTCTGGtaattttcccaaaaaataAATGGACTTGGAGTACATATCCAGGATGGATTTCAAACTCTTTGTGTGTGATGGATAGGAAATGGAGCCATACCTTGTATGCATGAGATGGATGGAAATCCGAACCAAAACTACATATATAGTGTTGATTTTGATCTTGGGGCCAAAGGATGTTGTGGGATACCTCTACCAGCGAGTTTCTACGAGGTGCAGGACTTTACAGTCGAAGTTGAGGTGGGTGTCTTGGGAAGATATATGTCTATGCATTAACAATTACTGAACTCACGGCGAAGAGGGAGAATACTATGATTCATGGCCTAAACCTTACTCGATTAGAACATAAAATTTCACTACACATTTTGCAAGAAATTAAGGTAAACACAAACCAACTCTTGCTCTGAAATTAAATCATCTTTTTTAGTTCCTTCTACAATTCATATGAACAAACGTACGGTTAgctgtacatatatattatggTTGCACAtgtgcacacatatatatacaaacccaGAATGTGATATATTTAgagatcgagagagagagagagaaatagtaaTCATGGTGTGAATATATATAGGTATGTAACGTCACTGTTTTTATTCCCGGAAGAGAGTCGGCCAAACAAACTTTCCGGCCAACTTACAATACAGTCATAAAAAGAAACCTTATTttataaaactataaatatatGGTCATACGTAACTAAAGCACAACCGTTATGATTATTCTCTTCTTCCACACACATACTCACACTTTAGTCAACAAAATCCTAACAGCTTTATCACATGATCATCTCCCTCTACAATTCAATATTACCTTATATGTACAtacacacatcatcatcatcgatcATCAACAATAACTCGACATTAAACCACTAATTACCTCATAATGAAGAGATTAATCTACTTGTTGTGAAGTGAATAGTACTCCATCTTCAACTCTTGtgctttcgatgtgggataataTTGTTGCAGTGGTGGAACCAAAAGTTATATTTGGCCAATGATGATCTCCTCCATGGATTTGCATTTGTGTTTGTGGGTTTGCTTGATTGCTGTTATTATTATTGGATTGTTGTAGGAACCGAATTTGTCTCTTCAAGAACTTGACATACCTAATAGCTTCTTCCAGCATGGAAGCTGTGTCCATTTTGGTACCACCAGGAACTAGTCTTTGCAGAATTCTTATCTTCTCACTTATCCTTTCTCTTCGGTGACGCGCCGCCACGCTTTGTGGGTCATCGCTGATCCGGACATTACGCCTTTTGGGTTTCCGGATGGTGGCTGGATCGATGTCCACCGGCTGCATCGCGGCGATCTTGTACATCATCTCTTTCATGGCTCCTAGCTCTTCTTCTGGCTCTTCCTCGTCCGGATCCTCAGCCTCTTGGTCTTGTTCAACGATATTAGGGTTTAGATTATTATTTGGTTCAATATTGAAGTTTGAGATTGGTATTATTTGATGTGGTGTTTGAAGGAAGGTAGGATAAAGTAGTGAAGAAGAAGTAGTGGTAGGAGCAGTACCAATGAAGGGATGATGGAGGATTTGATCTTCCATGGAGATTCGAAGATGATCTTGCCAATTAGTGTTGGTTTGGTTGATATCCATGACGGGTTTGTGAGTGTTTTctgtgaaagagagagagagagagagaggaatatGATTGTAACTAGTTTTAATGGAGGTTCATGAAGTGGTTCTAACTTATATAAATTAGTATATAACACATTGTAAGATACCATATTTCCTTAAAAGACATGAACATTGAGGGATTGATTGGGGgagaaagaaaaccctaattggGTTTCTCTGCTGCTCTAAGAAATTATTAACTTGATGAGACAAAATTGattgaagtatatatatatttatattatctatAGTTAAAGATCATGTTAATCAAAAgatatctagagagagagatggcaTGGGGAAGGTGAGCGCCCACCAAGATCAAACTAAAGACTAAAGACCAAGGGTTGAGATTTCCTTCTCCATCTTTTTTTCTGGTAAAGTTAACTACTACTAAAAAGGTCAAATATTGCACACCTAGCTAATGAAGCTATACATACATAACTAGAGTTccttttgttgattttcttcaTTGATTAAAAGCACTGTTTCATTAGTTAATGTTGGCATGGTTAGGGTTCTCAAGGATGGCATATATAGAAATGGAGGAATTTGTCTTTCATCACATAATCAAGAGATCACAGTACTGTAACTAAAgcaaacaaatttatttataaagaGCTTGATTTGATGATGAATATTAGATATATTCCCCAGATAATACTGGTGTAAAAGATGCACAAAAATGGTCAC is part of the Tripterygium wilfordii isolate XIE 37 chromosome 7, ASM1340144v1, whole genome shotgun sequence genome and encodes:
- the LOC120002971 gene encoding transcription factor HEC3-like — translated: MDINQTNTNWQDHLRISMEDQILHHPFIGTAPTTTSSSLLYPTFLQTPHQIIPISNFNIEPNNNLNPNIVEQDQEAEDPDEEEPEEELGAMKEMMYKIAAMQPVDIDPATIRKPKRRNVRISDDPQSVAARHRRERISEKIRILQRLVPGGTKMDTASMLEEAIRYVKFLKRQIRFLQQSNNNNSNQANPQTQMQIHGGDHHWPNITFGSTTATILSHIESTRVEDGVLFTSQQVD
- the LOC120002389 gene encoding protein trichome berefringence-like 7 — protein: MEVFQRSKSFNQRALSVVSPRSLSLGSPRVNRSSFNWRRFHVLITIGFSISFLMAIGVVYIYVLPSLTQAFHGFGISVPSGTSDEKKSFGISNSNESLEDCDIFDGSWVQEITYPLYNASECPFAERGFNCLGNGRVDKDYQEWRWKPKNCDIRLFNVNEALESLRNKRVVFVGDSMSRTQWESLICMLMTGIEDKHSVYEVNGNEITKLIRYLGVRFSSFNFTIEFFRSVFLVQHGWMPRHAPKRVRSTLKLDKLDDISNQWVDSDILIFNSGQWWVPGKLFETGCYFQTGNSLRLGMSIPNAFGVAMNTWASWVEKRIDTNRTRIFFRTFEPSHWSNHSRRSCNVTQHPVSETEGRDQSLFTDTILEVVKNMKVPVTVLQITSMSAFRRDAHVGNWSDSQLVPDCSHWCLPGVPDMWNEIVFSYLLTNHGNSLQSNQIGA